In the genome of Leptospira licerasiae serovar Varillal str. VAR 010, one region contains:
- a CDS encoding EAL domain-containing protein, translated as MSEGRTSWNASKWREWFSEGEIVPYFQPILSVEKDSIFGYEALARFIDREGAVHSLGPFFLADIPHSFSVIEREEFKNLKLEIDRTIRKKAVEKISNTPGLDPKTKLFLNISPSFMQDYLSSKTDEEPYTLQIAKSSGLDPKRIVIEIVEEHFSGEIDQLKPLINLYKRSGFLVAIDDLGSKSSNLDRIGALHPDIIKVDLGLIRSSVASRNFQEILFTLSRLAESLGCSLLFEGLETETELYNALTYGARFLQGFYFAEPGPELMDINGLSIRFSQLHELFFNYKKYQLLRRIKKEKELEDRLESSGIEVISSNGIVTVKLRNSYLLEKSVFRMYVTNHEGRQLSPNYSGISDSGMLEDDSFVGRNWSWRPYFLEQFYKNAKDSSGGWIASNPYYDLESNLLLVTYSKRMEEGNVLFVDVRMWDFP; from the coding sequence ATGAGTGAAGGAAGAACTTCTTGGAATGCATCCAAATGGCGGGAATGGTTTTCCGAGGGTGAGATTGTTCCTTACTTCCAACCCATTTTATCCGTCGAAAAAGATTCCATCTTCGGTTACGAGGCTCTAGCTCGTTTTATAGATAGGGAAGGCGCTGTCCATAGTCTCGGCCCATTCTTCTTGGCCGATATTCCCCATTCTTTTTCAGTTATCGAAAGAGAAGAATTCAAAAATCTTAAATTAGAAATTGATAGGACCATTCGCAAAAAAGCGGTGGAGAAGATCAGTAATACTCCAGGCCTCGATCCCAAAACAAAACTTTTTCTGAATATATCTCCTTCTTTTATGCAGGACTATCTTTCCTCCAAAACGGATGAGGAACCTTATACTTTACAGATCGCAAAAAGTTCCGGTCTCGACCCTAAAAGGATCGTGATCGAGATTGTAGAAGAACATTTTTCAGGTGAAATAGATCAGCTAAAACCATTGATCAATCTATACAAACGATCCGGATTTTTAGTGGCGATAGACGATCTCGGCTCCAAATCCTCTAATTTGGATCGGATAGGCGCTTTACACCCTGATATTATAAAAGTGGACCTCGGACTTATACGTAGCTCTGTCGCCTCTCGAAATTTCCAAGAGATATTATTCACTCTATCTAGACTTGCCGAAAGTTTAGGATGTTCTCTTTTATTCGAAGGTTTGGAAACAGAGACGGAACTTTACAATGCTCTCACATATGGAGCCAGATTTTTGCAAGGTTTCTATTTTGCCGAGCCTGGCCCTGAGTTAATGGATATCAACGGTTTGAGTATCCGATTCTCACAGCTTCATGAATTATTCTTTAATTATAAGAAATACCAGTTGTTACGCAGGATAAAAAAGGAAAAGGAGCTAGAAGATCGTCTGGAATCCTCCGGCATAGAAGTTATCTCTTCTAACGGGATTGTAACCGTTAAATTAAGAAATTCTTATCTACTAGAAAAATCCGTTTTTAGGATGTATGTAACTAATCATGAGGGGAGACAACTTTCTCCGAACTATTCCGGGATCTCCGATTCAGGAATGTTGGAAGACGATTCTTTTGTGGGAAGGAATTGGAGCTGGAGACCTTATTTTTTGGAACAGTTCTATAAGAATGCAAAAGATTCTTCCGGTGGTTGGATTGCAAGTAACCCGTATTACGATCTGGAAAGTAATCTGCTCTTAGTCACTTATTCCAAAAGAATGGAAGAAGGAAATGTTCTCTTCGTAGATGTACGAATGTGGGATTTTCCTTAA